The nucleotide sequence TTATTTGTTATTTTTTAGATGATTATTTTAATTAATTTTTATATTTTATTTATTTTTTATGAATAAATTTCATATTTTTTTAAAATTTTTATCTTTTTTATTCATTTTTTACCGAAAACTTTATATACTCTAAAAACAATCTTATTATATCGGAACATGGTTTCCGTATTCCGACTATAAGTAAAAAATTTTTAGGATTGGTGAAAATTTTTTTAGGAGATTAATGAGAATTTAGATTTTAAATATACATTTTGTTTTAAGAAATTTAGTTTGAAATCTTTTCCTTAATAAAAAGTTTTTATTTTAAAATGCCCTTTTAAAAATTCTTTTTGTATTCTAATATATTTAGAATTTGAATTCTTATTACCATATAGTTGGCATTTTTTTATTTATCAAAATTTATATTTATAGAGAAGAAGATATTATGGTTGTTTTAAATCCAGGTGATACTGCGTGGATACTTGGAGCTACTGTTTTAGTACTTCTTATGAGTATTCCTGGTATCGCTTTCTATTATGGTGGTTTAAGTAAAAGTAAAAATGTTTTAAATACAATGTACCTATCACTTATAGCATTTTCTGTTGCTAGTATTATATGGGTATGTTACGGTTATCAATTTGCATTTGGATCTACAATAAATGGTCTAATTGGTGCTCCTCAAAATCTGTTCATGTATGGAATGGGTATTGATCAATTAACTGGTACAATTCCTACTGTACTATATGTAATCTTCCAATTAACATTTTGTGGTTTAACTGCTGCATTGATTTCTGGTGGTGTTGTTGGAAGAATGAAAACCTCATCTTGGGTAGTCTTTATTATTGCATGGGTTACTCTTGTATACGTCCCTGTTGCTCACTGGGTATGGGGAGGAGGTTGGTTAATGAATATGGGTGCACTTGATTTCGCAGGTGGTACCGTAGTTCATATAGATTCAGGGGTAACTGCATTAGCATTAGCTCTTGTTCTCGGACCTCGTAAAGATACTTCCTTATTACCTCACCATTTAGGTTACTCTGTTTTAGGAGCAGGTTTCCTCTGGTTTGGATGGTTAGGGTTTAACGGTGGATCAGCTTTAACTGCTGGTGGTCTTGCTGCTTCCGCTATATTAGTAACAAATATTGCTGCTGCTGCAGCTTTAATTACATGGGTTGTAATTGATAAAATTAAAGAAGGAAAACCAACTGTACTCGGTGCAGTTTCTGGTGCTGTTGCAGGTTTAGTAGGTATTACTCCTGCAGCTGGTTTCGTTGATGTTCCTGCATCAATTATTATTGGAATTGGTGCTGCATGTGTTTCATACTTTGCAGTATACTACCTCAAACCTAAATTTGGTTACGACGATGCATTAGATGTATTTGGTATCCACGGTATGTCTGGTTTATGGGGTGCTATAGCTACTGGTATTTTCGCATGTCCTTTAATTAATAGTGCTAGTGGTTTAATCTATGGTAACCCTAACCAAGTTGTAATCCAAATTATTGCTGCAGTTGCTACAATGGTT is from Methanobrevibacter wolinii SH and encodes:
- a CDS encoding ammonium transporter; the protein is MVVLNPGDTAWILGATVLVLLMSIPGIAFYYGGLSKSKNVLNTMYLSLIAFSVASIIWVCYGYQFAFGSTINGLIGAPQNLFMYGMGIDQLTGTIPTVLYVIFQLTFCGLTAALISGGVVGRMKTSSWVVFIIAWVTLVYVPVAHWVWGGGWLMNMGALDFAGGTVVHIDSGVTALALALVLGPRKDTSLLPHHLGYSVLGAGFLWFGWLGFNGGSALTAGGLAASAILVTNIAAAAALITWVVIDKIKEGKPTVLGAVSGAVAGLVGITPAAGFVDVPASIIIGIGAACVSYFAVYYLKPKFGYDDALDVFGIHGMSGLWGAIATGIFACPLINSASGLIYGNPNQVVIQIIAAVATMVYAFVVSYVLARIIKATMGIRVDEKTEIEGLDKKLHEESGYRLV